The following proteins are encoded in a genomic region of Arcobacter cloacae:
- a CDS encoding manganese-dependent inorganic pyrophosphatase, protein MAIYTCGHTTPDSDSICSAISLAYLLNKIGREAIPARQGPVSPETQFILDRFGFEAPELKTEFAGCELFITDYSDRGQAPADLDKATVVGIVDHHKLGDITTSTPLECWIRPVGCTNTIVKEMYDYHKVEIPANIAGIMLCAILSDTVIFKSPTCTEIDIKTVRELAQIAGVEDFGALGMEMFKVKSAVEGVPVRDLILRDYKPFDMHGTKVGIGQLEVIDLAIFDSVKDELQADLEKLRIENNLHTTCLILTDIMKEGSEVLVSSVDASIFEKAFNCKLVDGKVWLDGCLSRKKQIIPFLEPAFA, encoded by the coding sequence ATGGCAATTTACACATGTGGTCACACAACTCCTGATTCAGACTCAATCTGTTCAGCGATTTCATTAGCATATTTATTGAATAAAATTGGAAGAGAAGCAATTCCAGCACGTCAAGGTCCTGTAAGTCCAGAGACACAATTTATTTTAGATAGATTTGGTTTTGAAGCACCAGAACTTAAAACAGAATTTGCAGGTTGTGAATTATTTATAACTGATTATTCAGATAGAGGTCAAGCTCCTGCTGATTTAGATAAAGCTACAGTTGTAGGTATTGTAGATCATCATAAATTAGGTGATATTACAACTTCAACTCCTTTAGAGTGTTGGATTAGACCTGTTGGTTGTACAAATACAATTGTAAAAGAGATGTATGATTATCATAAAGTTGAAATTCCTGCAAATATAGCTGGAATTATGTTATGTGCTATTTTATCAGATACTGTAATTTTTAAATCGCCAACTTGTACAGAAATTGATATTAAAACTGTTAGAGAATTAGCTCAAATTGCAGGGGTAGAAGATTTTGGAGCATTAGGAATGGAAATGTTCAAAGTTAAATCAGCAGTTGAGGGTGTTCCTGTTAGAGATTTAATTTTAAGAGATTATAAACCATTTGATATGCATGGAACAAAAGTAGGTATTGGACAACTTGAAGTTATTGATTTAGCTATTTTTGATAGTGTAAAAGATGAGTTACAAGCTGACTTAGAAAAACTAAGAATTGAAAATAACTTACATACTACTTGTTTGATTTTAACAGATATTATGAAAGAGGGAAGTGAAGTTTTAGTATCTTCTGTTGATGCATCTATTTTTGAAAAAGCATTTAACTGTAAACTTGTAGATGGAAAAGTTTGGTTAGATGGTTGTTTATCAAGAAAAAAACAAATTATTCCTTTCTTAGAACCTGCATTCGCATAA
- a CDS encoding alanine/glycine:cation symporter family protein, with protein sequence MFAEINTFLNDLIWGNILIYLLPILGIFFTVSSRFVQFRYFFRMFNILRESVHDKQGHISSFQALMLSVAGRVGGGNIAGVAVAITLGGAGAVFWMWVIALVGMATSFFECSLAQLYKEKDGIDSCVYRGGPAYYATKALKQKWLGIVISVLLLITFGFAFNATQSFIISTSFEASFNLPTWISGTIITIVFGITIFGGVKRIAKMSEVIVPIMALGYLLIALVVIVLNIDEIPGLIMMIITEAFNPSSAIGGGIGAVIIQGAKRGMFSNEAGLGSAPNVAAVAYVAHPVQQGIVQSFSVFIDTIILCSCTAFIILLSGVYTPGVESVQGILLTQNALIEHIGPFGGYFVTVALFLFGFSSMIYNYYLAENSLNFFSKGNVTVFNVFRVLCVLLVIWGSFQDLSSIFAFADLSMGLLAIINLIVITILYKPVLQLIKGYERQLKEGKTPVLRYNDYTEFNIDKETWKEIVDNINDKKTKE encoded by the coding sequence ATGTTTGCAGAGATTAATACATTTCTAAACGACTTGATTTGGGGAAATATCTTAATTTATTTACTTCCAATTCTTGGGATATTTTTTACAGTTAGTTCTAGATTTGTACAATTTAGATACTTTTTTAGAATGTTTAATATTTTAAGAGAGAGCGTACATGATAAACAAGGTCACATTAGTTCATTTCAAGCTTTGATGCTTAGTGTTGCTGGTCGTGTAGGTGGTGGAAATATTGCTGGTGTTGCTGTTGCTATTACACTTGGAGGTGCAGGAGCTGTTTTTTGGATGTGGGTAATTGCACTTGTTGGAATGGCAACAAGTTTTTTTGAGTGTTCATTAGCTCAGCTTTATAAAGAAAAAGATGGGATTGACTCATGTGTTTATAGAGGTGGTCCTGCTTATTATGCTACAAAAGCTTTAAAACAAAAATGGCTTGGTATTGTAATTTCTGTTTTACTTTTGATTACTTTTGGATTTGCTTTTAATGCAACTCAATCTTTTATTATCTCTACTTCATTTGAAGCCTCATTTAATTTACCAACTTGGATTAGTGGAACTATTATAACAATTGTTTTTGGAATCACTATTTTTGGTGGAGTAAAAAGAATTGCTAAAATGTCTGAAGTTATTGTACCTATTATGGCATTGGGATATTTACTTATAGCTTTAGTTGTTATTGTTTTAAATATAGATGAAATTCCAGGTTTAATTATGATGATTATAACTGAAGCTTTTAATCCAAGTTCTGCAATTGGTGGTGGAATTGGTGCTGTTATTATTCAAGGTGCAAAAAGAGGAATGTTTTCAAATGAAGCAGGATTAGGAAGTGCACCAAATGTTGCAGCGGTTGCTTATGTTGCACATCCAGTTCAACAAGGAATAGTACAATCATTTTCAGTATTTATCGATACAATTATTTTATGTTCTTGTACAGCGTTTATTATTCTTTTATCAGGTGTTTATACTCCTGGTGTTGAGAGTGTTCAGGGGATTTTATTAACTCAAAATGCTTTAATTGAGCATATTGGTCCTTTTGGTGGATATTTTGTTACGGTAGCTTTGTTTTTATTTGGTTTTTCTTCAATGATTTATAACTATTATTTAGCTGAAAATAGTTTGAATTTTTTTAGTAAAGGAAACGTAACTGTATTTAATGTTTTTAGAGTTCTTTGTGTTTTACTTGTTATTTGGGGTTCATTTCAAGATTTAAGTTCTATTTTTGCATTTGCTGATTTATCTATGGGATTATTAGCAATTATAAATTTAATAGTAATTACAATTTTGTACAAACCAGTATTACAATTAATCAAAGGTTATGAAAGACAATTAAAAGAGGGGAAAACACCTGTTTTAAGATATAACGACTATACAGAATTTAATATTGATAAAGAGACATGGAAAGAGATAGTTGATAATATCAATGATAAAAAAACTAAAGAGTAA
- a CDS encoding FKBP-type peptidyl-prolyl cis-trans isomerase, with product MMSKVIGIEYTLKDAKTGEQLDSNVGQAPLEFVSGKGQIIPGLESKLVEMSANEEADVLVQPADAYGEYNEEAVQTLPKEQFAGIELVEGMSLYGTGEHGETVQVVVKSFNDAEVTIDYNHPMAGRTLMFTVSILSLRDATEEEIQTGVVGGMAAMGGGCCGGGGHSHGGCGTEDHGHSHGGGSCGTEKPHSHGGCGCH from the coding sequence ATCATGTCAAAAGTAATTGGTATTGAATATACATTAAAAGATGCAAAAACTGGTGAACAATTAGATTCAAATGTTGGACAAGCACCTTTAGAATTCGTTTCTGGAAAAGGACAAATTATTCCAGGTTTAGAATCAAAATTAGTTGAAATGTCAGCTAATGAAGAAGCTGATGTTTTAGTTCAACCTGCTGATGCATATGGTGAATATAATGAAGAAGCTGTTCAAACATTACCAAAAGAGCAATTTGCTGGTATTGAATTAGTTGAGGGTATGTCTTTATACGGAACAGGTGAGCATGGTGAAACAGTTCAAGTTGTAGTTAAGTCATTTAATGATGCTGAAGTTACAATTGATTATAATCACCCAATGGCTGGAAGAACTTTAATGTTTACAGTTTCTATTTTATCTTTAAGAGATGCAACTGAAGAAGAAATTCAAACAGGTGTTGTTGGTGGTATGGCTGCTATGGGTGGCGGATGTTGTGGTGGCGGAGGTCACTCACATGGTGGTTGTGGTACTGAAGACCATGGGCACTCACATGGTGGTGGTTCTTGCGGAACTGAGAAACCTCACTCACATGGTGGATGTGGTTGTCACTAA
- the fabD gene encoding ACP S-malonyltransferase — translation MKKVAFIFPGQGSQTIGMGKDFFENSDIAKDMISKASARLGIDFEKLLFEENDNIGKTEFTQPAILLVSSIANAIFKDKCDIEPEFVLGHSLGEFSALVAAGAIDYLDAVELVHKRGLFMTEACAGGGAGMMALVGIDDETVEKICLEQRELGKQVWPANYNMDGQLVLAGIKADLESLVDVFKSAGAKRAIVLDMSVASHCELLKSAVENLKPYLQEFLKDEFTPIVSNVSTEIYTTKDEAIDLLASQLTKPVKYKQSITAHANKVDLFIEFGNGIVLKGLNKKITDKPTLNVSDMKTLEAVIGELND, via the coding sequence ATGAAAAAAGTTGCTTTTATATTCCCTGGTCAAGGTAGTCAAACTATAGGAATGGGTAAGGATTTTTTTGAAAATAGTGATATAGCTAAAGATATGATTTCAAAAGCAAGTGCTAGACTAGGTATAGATTTTGAAAAACTATTATTTGAAGAAAATGACAACATAGGAAAAACTGAGTTTACTCAGCCAGCTATTTTGTTGGTTAGTTCTATTGCAAATGCAATTTTTAAAGATAAATGTGATATTGAGCCAGAATTTGTTTTAGGACACTCTTTAGGTGAGTTTTCAGCACTTGTTGCAGCTGGTGCTATTGATTATTTAGATGCTGTTGAATTAGTTCACAAAAGAGGTTTATTTATGACTGAAGCTTGTGCTGGTGGAGGTGCTGGTATGATGGCTTTAGTAGGTATTGATGATGAAACAGTTGAAAAAATTTGTCTTGAACAAAGAGAGCTTGGAAAACAAGTTTGGCCAGCAAACTATAATATGGATGGACAACTTGTACTTGCAGGTATTAAGGCAGATTTAGAATCTTTAGTTGATGTATTTAAAAGTGCAGGTGCAAAAAGAGCTATTGTTTTAGATATGTCAGTTGCAAGTCACTGTGAGTTATTAAAAAGTGCGGTTGAAAATTTAAAACCTTATTTACAAGAGTTTTTAAAAGATGAATTTACTCCTATTGTTTCAAATGTTAGTACAGAAATTTATACAACAAAAGATGAAGCAATTGATTTATTAGCTTCACAGCTTACAAAACCTGTAAAATATAAACAATCAATTACAGCACACGCAAATAAAGTTGATTTATTTATTGAATTTGGAAATGGAATAGTATTAAAAGGTTTAAATAAAAAAATTACAGATAAACCAACTCTGAATGTTTCAGATATGAAAACATTGGAAGCAGTAATTGGTGAATTAAATGACTAA
- a CDS encoding response regulator transcription factor encodes MKPELIEELKNISILCVEDEFGIRQTIVNTLKYYFKDVYEASDGTEGFELYEYYKPKIVITDIEMRNGNGVELVKKIRENDFETMIIMLTAYSTEEYLMDLINLNVNHYILKPLNLKKLSQALEKYLLKSSKPIVLANELFLDLQKRELIYKNSEIIPLRKREKDFLHLLYEKRDAILKYEEIEFELWNDKEMTTHALKSFIKELRNKLPINVIKNIPQEGYTLQK; translated from the coding sequence ATGAAACCAGAATTAATTGAAGAGTTAAAGAATATCTCTATTTTATGTGTAGAAGATGAGTTTGGAATCAGACAAACTATTGTTAATACCTTAAAGTACTATTTTAAAGATGTTTATGAAGCAAGTGATGGAACAGAAGGTTTTGAATTATACGAATATTACAAACCAAAAATAGTAATAACAGATATTGAAATGAGAAACGGAAATGGTGTTGAATTAGTAAAAAAAATAAGAGAAAATGATTTTGAAACTATGATTATTATGCTTACAGCTTATTCGACAGAAGAGTATTTAATGGATTTAATAAATTTAAATGTTAATCACTATATTTTAAAACCTTTAAATCTAAAAAAATTATCTCAAGCTTTAGAAAAATATCTTTTAAAATCTTCGAAACCTATAGTTTTAGCGAATGAACTATTTTTAGATTTACAAAAAAGAGAATTGATTTATAAAAATAGTGAAATCATACCTTTACGAAAAAGAGAAAAAGATTTTTTACATTTACTTTATGAAAAAAGAGATGCCATTTTAAAGTATGAAGAGATAGAATTTGAACTGTGGAATGATAAAGAAATGACGACCCATGCACTAAAATCATTTATAAAAGAATTAAGGAATAAATTGCCTATTAATGTAATCAAAAACATACCTCAAGAAGGGTATACTTTACAAAAATAA
- a CDS encoding 5'-methylthioadenosine/adenosylhomocysteine nucleosidase, whose protein sequence is MTKLAIMGAMEEEIEPLLAHFENVNIVEFANNKYYEVNYNGLDIVIAYSKIGKVFASLTAATMIEKFACDTLLFSGVAGGINPELKIGDLIIADKLCQHDLDITAFGHPNGYVPGGKVFVETTKSLRDVAIKVANENNLKVIEGTIATGDQFVHSTERKDFIQTTFKADALEMEGASVAVVCDALNVPFFILRAISDSADMDAGFDFDEFLKSSAKNSADYLIKIVKELIK, encoded by the coding sequence ATGACTAAATTAGCAATTATGGGAGCTATGGAAGAGGAAATTGAACCTTTATTAGCTCATTTTGAAAATGTAAATATTGTGGAATTTGCAAATAATAAATATTATGAAGTAAATTACAATGGTTTGGATATTGTAATTGCATATTCAAAAATTGGAAAAGTATTTGCAAGTTTAACAGCTGCCACAATGATTGAAAAATTTGCTTGTGATACACTTTTATTTTCAGGAGTTGCAGGTGGAATTAATCCTGAACTTAAGATTGGTGATTTAATTATTGCAGATAAATTATGTCAACATGATTTAGATATTACTGCATTTGGTCATCCAAATGGATATGTTCCAGGTGGAAAAGTTTTTGTTGAAACTACGAAAAGTTTAAGAGATGTTGCAATCAAAGTTGCAAATGAAAATAATCTAAAAGTAATTGAGGGTACTATTGCAACTGGTGATCAGTTTGTTCACTCAACAGAACGAAAAGATTTCATTCAAACTACTTTTAAAGCTGATGCTTTAGAGATGGAAGGTGCAAGTGTTGCTGTTGTTTGTGATGCTTTAAATGTTCCATTTTTTATATTAAGAGCTATTTCTGATAGTGCTGATATGGATGCAGGATTTGATTTTGATGAGTTTTTAAAATCAAGTGCTAAAAACTCTGCTGATTATTTAATCAAAATTGTAAAAGAACTTATAAAATAA
- the aspA gene encoding aspartate ammonia-lyase yields the protein MEKLHRIEKDFLGEKEIETNKYYGIQTLRAKENFDITSTDISLFPNFIKSLAKVKKACALTNYELGDLSDIQKDAIIQACNEIIDGKFHDQFIVDPIQGGAGTSTNMNVNEVIANRALEILGKPKSSYDIIHPNNHINMSQSTNDVYPTAIKLTLHELIFKLKDSLRFLRDCFEEKAIEFKDVLKMGRTQLQDAVPMTLGQEFKTFAVMVDEDIFRLRDCQALLKEVNLGATAIGTGINTKAAYQRKVISNLREVTGVDYVSAGDLIEATQDTGAFVHISGILKRVAIKISKICNDLRLLSSGPRAGLNEINLPALQPGSSIMPGKVNPVIPEVVNQVAFEVIGADTTISIASEHGQLQLNVFEPLIAYKLFTSINMMRRAFYSLGEKCIKGITANEEVCMNNILNSVTLVTCLNPILGYEKSSAIAKEALKTNKRVYDIILEQELFTKEELDELLQPKNMVHNYDKGIIK from the coding sequence ATGGAAAAATTACATAGAATTGAAAAAGATTTTTTAGGTGAAAAAGAGATTGAAACAAATAAATATTATGGAATACAAACTTTAAGAGCAAAAGAGAATTTTGATATAACAAGTACGGATATATCTTTATTCCCTAATTTTATAAAATCACTTGCAAAAGTTAAAAAAGCTTGTGCTTTAACAAATTATGAATTAGGTGATTTAAGTGATATTCAAAAAGATGCAATTATTCAAGCTTGTAATGAAATAATTGACGGAAAGTTTCATGATCAGTTTATAGTTGACCCTATTCAAGGGGGAGCAGGAACTTCAACTAATATGAACGTTAATGAAGTAATAGCAAATCGTGCTTTAGAAATTCTTGGAAAACCAAAAAGCTCATATGATATTATTCATCCAAATAATCATATAAATATGAGTCAATCAACAAATGATGTTTACCCAACGGCTATTAAATTAACACTTCATGAGTTAATTTTTAAACTAAAAGATAGTTTGAGATTTTTAAGAGATTGTTTTGAAGAAAAAGCTATAGAATTTAAAGATGTTTTAAAAATGGGAAGAACTCAGCTTCAAGATGCTGTTCCTATGACTTTAGGACAAGAATTTAAAACATTTGCTGTTATGGTTGATGAAGATATTTTTAGATTAAGAGATTGTCAAGCACTTTTAAAAGAGGTAAATTTAGGTGCAACTGCAATTGGTACAGGAATTAATACAAAAGCAGCATATCAAAGAAAAGTAATTTCAAATTTAAGAGAAGTTACAGGAGTTGATTATGTAAGTGCGGGAGATTTAATAGAAGCTACTCAAGATACAGGAGCATTTGTACATATCTCTGGAATTTTAAAAAGAGTTGCAATAAAAATTTCAAAAATTTGTAATGATTTAAGATTATTAAGTTCAGGTCCACGTGCTGGATTAAACGAAATAAATCTTCCAGCACTTCAACCTGGAAGTTCTATAATGCCTGGAAAAGTAAATCCAGTTATTCCAGAAGTTGTAAATCAAGTAGCCTTTGAGGTTATTGGTGCTGATACAACAATTTCAATAGCAAGTGAACATGGACAACTTCAGTTAAATGTATTTGAACCTTTGATTGCTTATAAACTTTTTACTTCAATAAACATGATGAGAAGAGCATTTTACTCTTTGGGTGAAAAATGTATCAAAGGAATTACTGCAAACGAAGAGGTTTGTATGAATAATATTTTAAATTCTGTAACACTTGTAACTTGTTTAAATCCTATTTTAGGTTATGAAAAAAGTTCAGCAATTGCAAAAGAAGCTTTGAAAACAAATAAAAGAGTTTATGACATCATATTAGAACAAGAGTTATTTACAAAAGAGGAACTTGATGAATTGTTACAACCAAAAAATATGGTTCACAATTATGACAAAGGAATCATCAAATGA
- a CDS encoding superoxide dismutase encodes MKHELMTLPYSMDALEPLMSKETLEFHYGKHHQTYVNNLNNLIVGTKFEDFSLVNIILESDGGIFNNAAQVYNHDFFWNGLTPTQGTIPASVEAALTKAFGSVDKFKEEFTAKAVGHFGSGWAWLVQDENQNLKIVTTVNAQNPLTDNLKPILVCDVWEHAYYIDVRNARPKFLENFWKLVNWDFVAQNLG; translated from the coding sequence ATGAAACACGAATTAATGACTTTACCTTATTCTATGGACGCATTAGAGCCACTTATGTCAAAAGAGACTTTAGAGTTTCATTACGGGAAACATCACCAAACTTACGTAAATAATTTAAATAATTTGATTGTTGGAACAAAATTTGAGGATTTTTCTTTAGTAAATATTATTTTAGAATCAGATGGTGGTATTTTTAATAATGCAGCGCAAGTATATAACCATGACTTTTTTTGGAATGGTTTAACTCCAACTCAAGGTACAATTCCAGCTTCTGTTGAAGCAGCTTTAACAAAAGCTTTTGGTAGTGTTGATAAATTTAAAGAGGAGTTTACAGCAAAAGCTGTTGGACACTTTGGTTCAGGTTGGGCTTGGTTAGTTCAAGATGAAAATCAAAATTTAAAAATTGTAACAACAGTAAATGCACAAAATCCTTTAACAGATAATCTAAAACCTATTTTAGTATGTGATGTTTGGGAACATGCATATTATATTGATGTTAGAAATGCAAGACCTAAATTTTTAGAAAACTTTTGGAAACTTGTAAATTGGGATTTTGTAGCACAAAATCTAGGATAA
- a CDS encoding asparaginase domain-containing protein: MKITVINTGGTFNKRYNPLKGELEVPKDNIALDEIIQSCFNIDFEIKNIISKDSLEITDEDREFLYETIKNCSNENIIIVHGTDTVDITSKFLDDKQLDKKIVLTGAMVPMSIKKVEATLNFAQAIGFLNAQIENGVYISMHGCVINYEKLLKNRQLGQFLVSN; this comes from the coding sequence ATGAAAATAACAGTTATAAATACAGGTGGAACTTTCAATAAAAGATATAATCCTTTAAAAGGTGAATTGGAAGTTCCAAAAGATAATATTGCTTTAGATGAAATAATACAAAGTTGTTTTAATATTGATTTTGAAATTAAAAATATAATTTCAAAAGATAGTTTAGAAATTACAGATGAAGATAGGGAATTTTTATATGAAACTATAAAAAATTGTTCAAATGAAAATATTATTATAGTTCATGGAACAGATACTGTTGATATAACTTCAAAATTTTTAGATGACAAACAATTAGACAAAAAAATAGTATTAACAGGTGCAATGGTTCCTATGAGTATAAAAAAAGTTGAAGCAACTTTGAATTTTGCTCAAGCAATAGGATTTTTAAATGCACAAATAGAAAATGGAGTTTATATCTCTATGCATGGTTGTGTGATAAATTATGAAAAACTTTTGAAAAATAGACAACTAGGGCAATTTTTAGTTTCAAATTAA
- a CDS encoding tetratricopeptide repeat protein, whose amino-acid sequence MNKYLLSLLVVSSLTVAEEVSVYDAGGLNSNSYGLSSSEKHILKNQSNISNLSSQLGEIDSLVKAINRRLEGLESTYEGDSAKINATSRKVDELMQKIGTSSDLASNNTSGNSGQLDSEISDNLNSLKTALTKLTSLVNKINSEYVSSTELEKNMQQFITREEFEALKKSMGLKTTQVAPTKTNESKSSGVEEIKKNLTSEERAKLMADAKKDYDAKNFNSAIPKYERLVELNYKPAEGNFYLGQMWYVRKKYDLAISHFKKSAMLNDKAAYMPTLLLHSAISFESTKDKSNAKSFYSTLIDLYPNSNEAKVAKQNLSKLK is encoded by the coding sequence ATGAATAAGTATCTTCTATCTCTATTAGTAGTATCATCATTAACCGTAGCCGAAGAGGTTTCGGTTTATGATGCTGGTGGTTTAAATTCAAATTCTTATGGGCTTAGCTCGTCTGAAAAACATATTTTGAAAAATCAGTCAAATATAAGTAATCTATCATCTCAATTGGGTGAAATAGATAGCTTGGTTAAAGCTATTAATAGAAGATTAGAAGGCTTAGAATCTACATATGAAGGCGATTCTGCAAAAATAAATGCAACTTCTAGAAAAGTTGATGAACTAATGCAAAAAATAGGCACATCTTCAGATTTAGCTTCTAATAATACATCAGGAAATTCAGGACAACTAGATTCAGAAATTTCAGATAATTTGAATAGTTTAAAGACAGCTTTAACAAAATTAACCTCTCTTGTAAATAAAATTAACTCAGAATACGTATCTTCCACAGAACTTGAAAAAAATATGCAACAATTTATTACAAGAGAGGAATTTGAGGCCTTAAAAAAGTCTATGGGGTTAAAAACAACACAAGTAGCCCCAACAAAAACAAATGAGTCTAAATCTTCAGGTGTTGAAGAGATTAAGAAAAATTTGACATCAGAAGAAAGAGCAAAACTTATGGCTGATGCAAAAAAAGATTATGATGCTAAAAATTTTAATAGTGCAATTCCTAAATATGAAAGATTAGTAGAACTTAATTATAAGCCTGCAGAAGGTAATTTTTATTTAGGACAAATGTGGTATGTAAGAAAGAAATATGATCTTGCAATAAGTCATTTTAAAAAATCTGCTATGTTAAATGACAAAGCAGCTTATATGCCAACATTATTATTGCATAGTGCTATTTCATTTGAAAGTACAAAAGATAAAAGTAATGCAAAAAGTTTTTATAGTACTTTAATAGATCTTTATCCAAATTCTAATGAAGCAAAAGTAGCCAAACAAAATTTATCAAAATTGAAATAA
- a CDS encoding sensor histidine kinase: MFNKEGIPFFTIIIPFFTIIFVSFMATSYYLKLSEESFQKDLIEVRKIYQESNKNEEQLNTFIEKKIEIKTVQDDLFKDFMFALTLVVIVFMVLFTFLMISIIKDVIKKYKKQVTNRENELKALNENLFIKVKQGIEEAKQKDRKILEQAKLARIGSMISMIAHQWRQPLSQLSGILMELETTTRFKKVDEKYILNAIEKSDKMIEFMSNTIDDFRNFYKPDKKKEDFLVSIACKKAINIIDATLENLGIELSLNIKEDKSIYGYPTEFSQVILNIISNAKDVLVEKNIKNPKIELNIESKGVLSIITIKDNAGGIEEKNLELIFDPYYSTKDSSKGTGLGLYISKLIIERNMGGELSVYNDEEGAIFKILVAG, encoded by the coding sequence ATGTTTAATAAAGAAGGAATTCCATTTTTTACAATTATTATCCCTTTTTTTACCATAATATTTGTTTCTTTTATGGCAACTTCTTATTATTTGAAACTTTCAGAAGAGTCTTTTCAAAAAGATTTAATCGAAGTAAGAAAAATTTATCAAGAATCAAATAAAAATGAAGAACAATTAAATACTTTTATTGAGAAAAAAATTGAAATAAAAACTGTGCAAGATGATTTATTTAAAGATTTTATGTTTGCACTTACTCTTGTTGTGATTGTATTTATGGTACTTTTTACTTTTTTAATGATTTCTATCATAAAAGATGTTATTAAAAAATATAAAAAACAAGTTACAAATAGAGAAAATGAGTTAAAAGCTTTAAATGAAAATCTTTTTATAAAAGTAAAACAAGGAATTGAAGAGGCAAAACAAAAAGATAGAAAAATTCTAGAACAAGCAAAACTTGCAAGAATTGGTTCTATGATTAGTATGATTGCACATCAATGGAGGCAACCACTTAGTCAATTATCTGGAATTTTAATGGAACTTGAAACCACTACTAGATTTAAAAAAGTTGATGAGAAATATATTTTAAATGCCATTGAAAAAAGTGATAAAATGATAGAGTTTATGTCAAATACAATAGATGATTTTAGAAATTTTTATAAGCCAGATAAGAAAAAAGAAGATTTCTTAGTTTCAATTGCATGTAAAAAAGCAATAAATATTATAGATGCAACTTTAGAAAATTTAGGCATAGAATTATCTTTGAATATAAAAGAAGATAAGAGTATTTATGGTTATCCAACGGAGTTTTCTCAAGTTATATTAAATATTATAAGTAATGCAAAAGATGTTTTAGTTGAGAAAAATATTAAAAATCCAAAAATAGAATTAAATATTGAATCAAAAGGTGTATTATCAATAATAACAATAAAAGATAATGCAGGGGGAATAGAGGAAAAAAATTTAGAATTGATTTTTGACCCTTATTATAGTACTAAAGATTCATCAAAAGGAACAGGACTTGGACTATATATTTCAAAACTTATAATTGAGCGAAATATGGGTGGAGAGTTGAGTGTTTATAATGATGAAGAGGGTGCTATTTTTAAAATATTAGTTGCAGGATAA